One Dermochelys coriacea isolate rDerCor1 chromosome 21, rDerCor1.pri.v4, whole genome shotgun sequence genomic window carries:
- the RAP1A gene encoding ras-related protein Rap-1A gives MREYKLVVLGSGGVGKSALTVQFVQGIFVEKYDPTIEDSYRKQVEVDCQQCMLEILDTAGTEQFTAMRDLYMKNGQGFALVYSITAQSTFNDLQDLREQILRVKDTEDVPMILVGNKCDLEDERVVGKEQGQNLARQWCNCAFLESSAKSKINVNEIFYDLVRQINRKTPVEKKKPKKKSCLLL, from the exons ATGCGCGAGTACAAGCTAGTGGTCCTGGGTTCAGGAGGCGTTGGGAAGTCTGCTTTG ACTGTACAATTTGTTCAGggaatttttgttgaaaaatatgaCCCCACAATAGAAGATTCATACAGAAAG cAAGTGGAAGTAGACTGCCAACAGTGTATGCTTGAAATCCTCGATACAGCAGGGACA GAGCAATTTACAGCAATGAGGGATCTCTATATGAAGAACGGTCAAGGGTTTGCACTAGTATATTCTATTACAGCACAGTCCACATTTAATGACTTACAGGACCTGAGGGAACAGATTTTACGGGTTAAGGACACTGAAGAT GTTCCAATGATTCTGGTTGGCAATAAATGTGACCTGGAAGATGAACGCGTAGTTGGCAAAGAACAGGGTCAGAACTTAGCAAGACAATGGTGTAACTGTGCCTTTCTAGAATCGTCTGCAAAGTCTAAAATCAATGTTAATGAG ATCTTTTATGACCTGGTCAGACAGATAAATAGAAAAACACCAGTGGAAAAGAAGAAGCCTAAAAAAAAGTCATGTCTGCTGCTCTAA